From a region of the Bradyrhizobium diazoefficiens genome:
- a CDS encoding enoyl-CoA hydratase family protein, which produces MSRPANPVTVPLADYSPQHFLLAVVGGVATVTLNRPERKNPLTFESYRELTDFFRACAFDDEVKSIVVAGAGGNFSSGGDVFEIIGPLVKMDTKGLTAFTRMTGDLVKAMRACPQPIVAAVEGICAGAGAIIAMASDMRLAASGAKVAFLFNKVGLAGCDMGACAILPRIIGQSRASELLYTGRFMTAEEGERWGFFSRIVTPEQVLTQAQLLAKQVAEGPTFANTMTKRMLAMEWAMSVEEAIEAEAVAQALCMTTADFERAFEAFANKVKPVFRGD; this is translated from the coding sequence ATGAGCAGACCAGCAAATCCCGTCACCGTTCCGCTTGCGGACTATTCGCCGCAGCACTTCCTGCTGGCTGTGGTCGGCGGCGTCGCAACGGTCACGCTCAATCGTCCCGAGCGGAAGAATCCATTGACATTCGAAAGCTATCGGGAACTGACCGATTTCTTCCGCGCTTGCGCGTTTGACGACGAGGTCAAATCCATCGTCGTCGCCGGTGCCGGCGGCAATTTCTCCTCCGGCGGAGATGTGTTCGAGATCATTGGCCCGCTGGTGAAGATGGACACCAAGGGGCTGACTGCCTTCACGCGCATGACGGGCGACCTGGTCAAGGCGATGCGAGCGTGCCCGCAGCCGATCGTGGCCGCCGTCGAGGGCATCTGCGCGGGGGCGGGGGCGATCATCGCCATGGCCTCGGACATGCGCCTTGCAGCGAGCGGGGCCAAGGTTGCGTTCCTGTTCAACAAGGTGGGCCTTGCCGGTTGCGACATGGGCGCCTGCGCGATCCTGCCGCGGATCATCGGACAGTCCCGTGCTTCCGAGTTGCTCTATACCGGCCGGTTCATGACCGCGGAGGAGGGCGAGCGTTGGGGCTTCTTCAGCCGCATCGTGACGCCGGAGCAGGTGCTGACCCAGGCGCAACTGCTGGCCAAGCAGGTCGCGGAAGGGCCGACCTTCGCCAACACCATGACCAAGCGGATGCTGGCGATGGAATGGGCAATGTCGGTGGAGGAGGCGATCGAGGCTGAAGCCGTTGCCCAGGCCCTGTGCATGACGACGGCCGATTTCGAGCGCGCCTTCGAGGCCTTTGCCAACAAGGTCAAGCCGGTCTTCAGGGGCGACTAA
- a CDS encoding flavin-dependent oxidoreductase: MKAIIVGGGIGGLTTALMLRSRGLVCEIFEQADTIRELGVGINTLPHAMRELAGLGLLQKLDDVAIRTDQLYYLNRHGQEVWREARGIDAGHDVPQFSIHRGRLQSVIHRAVEERLGGAAIHTGCRLGAFTQDEGGVTAYFFDRAGAHVYTARGDILIGADGIHSRVRETLFPNEGPPCWNGLMLWRGARDWPLFLTGKSMIVAGGLNAKVVIYPIAEGSSPASRLTNWAVLVKVGEGNAPPPRKEDWSRPGRREELMPHVARFSVPYVDVKSLISATPEFYEYPTCDRDPLPCWSSGRVTLLGDAAHPMYPVGSNGASQAILDARCLADALVRAEHPRQALLEYEKKRLPMTADIVRSNRRGGPEGVIDAVEQLAPDGFDNIDNVLSYSQREAIVRGYATKAGFAAVPGLAAVRA; this comes from the coding sequence ATGAAGGCGATTATCGTCGGTGGGGGTATTGGGGGTCTCACCACGGCATTGATGCTGCGCTCGCGCGGCCTGGTCTGCGAGATTTTCGAGCAAGCTGACACCATTCGCGAGCTTGGCGTCGGCATCAACACGCTGCCGCATGCCATGCGCGAGCTCGCCGGACTTGGCCTGCTCCAGAAGCTCGACGACGTCGCGATCCGCACCGATCAGCTCTATTACCTCAACCGCCATGGCCAGGAGGTCTGGCGCGAAGCCCGCGGCATCGACGCCGGGCACGACGTGCCACAATTCTCGATCCATCGCGGCCGCCTTCAGAGTGTCATCCATCGCGCGGTTGAGGAGCGGCTCGGGGGAGCCGCAATCCACACCGGCTGCCGTCTCGGCGCCTTCACGCAGGACGAGGGCGGTGTCACCGCTTACTTCTTCGATCGTGCCGGCGCGCATGTCTACACCGCGCGTGGCGACATCCTGATCGGCGCCGACGGCATCCATTCCCGCGTCCGCGAGACATTGTTCCCGAATGAAGGCCCTCCCTGCTGGAATGGCCTGATGCTGTGGCGCGGTGCGCGCGACTGGCCGCTATTTCTCACCGGCAAATCGATGATCGTGGCCGGTGGCCTCAATGCCAAGGTGGTGATCTATCCGATCGCGGAGGGATCGAGCCCCGCGAGCCGCCTGACCAATTGGGCTGTGCTGGTGAAGGTCGGTGAGGGTAATGCGCCGCCGCCGCGCAAGGAAGACTGGTCGCGGCCGGGTCGCCGCGAGGAGCTGATGCCCCACGTCGCGCGCTTCTCCGTGCCCTATGTCGACGTGAAGAGCCTGATCTCGGCGACACCCGAATTCTACGAATATCCGACCTGCGACCGCGATCCCTTGCCCTGTTGGTCGTCGGGCAGAGTCACGCTGCTCGGCGATGCCGCGCATCCGATGTATCCGGTCGGTTCCAATGGCGCGTCGCAGGCGATCCTCGATGCGCGCTGCCTTGCCGACGCGCTGGTGCGCGCCGAACATCCGCGCCAGGCGCTGCTCGAATACGAGAAGAAGCGCCTGCCGATGACAGCCGATATCGTCCGCTCCAACCGGCGCGGCGGCCCCGAAGGCGTCATCGACGCCGTCGAGCAACTCGCGCCCGACGGCTTCGACAACATCGACAATGTGCTCAGCTATTCCCAGCGCGAGGCCATCGTACGCGGCTATGCGACCAAGGCCGGTTTCGCCGCCGTGCCGGGGCTTGCGGCGGTGCGCGCCTAA
- a CDS encoding bifunctional salicylyl-CoA 5-hydroxylase/oxidoreductase, with amino-acid sequence MKVAIIGGGPAGLYAAILLKKQRPGADVTVYERNRADDTFGFGVVFSDATLDNFEKHDLPSYRRITQEFAYWDDIAVHFRGTVHRVGGNGFCGCSRRKLLLILQERARELGVVLHFEVDVGDESRFADADLVLIADGINSRFREKHVDHFQPEVDVRSNKFAWMGSTRPLDAFTFIFQETEWGPFIAHAYQYEAGHSTWIFETDPETFERAGLRELDETQSAARMAEIFGWFLDGHKLLTNRSMWRNFPMVRSKRWVKDNMVLLGDAKASAHFSIGSGTKLAMEDAIALAEAMQNAPSVKAALDRYEQGRREEVEKTQHAADVSLVWFEHVDRFWDFDPVQFAFGVMTRSKAITYDNLRLRAPDFVAEVERSFAKRVRDGGFDVDTNKPVVPLFQPFRLREMEIANRAVMSPMCMYSAKEGVPTDFHLVHYGSRAIGGAGLIFTEMTCVSRDARITPGCAGLWNDDQEAAWRRIVDFVHGNSAAKICLQLGHAGRKGATKLMWDGIDRPLEEGGWEVFSASPLPYFPDSQVPRELDRVGMSAVRDSFVAAAERGERCGFDMLELHCAHGYLLASFISPLTNTRTDEYGGSLENRLRFPLEIFEALRAVWPSHKPMSVRISATDWADGGITGDDAVAIARAFAEAGVDLVDISTGQTVRDAQPIYGRMFQTPFSDQVRNEARVATMCVGNITTADQANTILAAGRADLVALGRPHLVDPFFTMRAAAWYGADTAFCPPQYLPGKEQIFRNSVRDRQDLEELRIKAKPKTRAELKAEATKPLAAE; translated from the coding sequence ATGAAAGTCGCGATCATCGGTGGCGGACCTGCAGGTCTCTACGCTGCGATCCTGCTCAAGAAGCAGCGCCCGGGAGCCGACGTCACGGTGTATGAGCGCAATCGGGCCGACGATACGTTCGGCTTCGGCGTGGTGTTCTCGGATGCCACGCTGGACAATTTCGAAAAGCACGACCTGCCGAGCTATCGCCGCATCACCCAGGAATTCGCGTACTGGGACGACATTGCCGTGCATTTCCGGGGCACCGTCCACCGGGTCGGCGGCAACGGTTTTTGCGGCTGCTCGCGGCGCAAGCTGCTTCTGATTCTTCAGGAGCGGGCCCGCGAGCTTGGCGTCGTCCTGCATTTCGAGGTGGACGTCGGCGACGAATCGCGCTTCGCCGATGCCGATCTCGTCCTGATCGCCGACGGGATCAACAGCCGCTTCCGCGAGAAACACGTCGATCATTTCCAGCCGGAAGTCGACGTCCGCTCCAACAAGTTCGCCTGGATGGGCTCGACCAGGCCGCTCGATGCCTTCACCTTCATCTTCCAGGAGACCGAGTGGGGGCCGTTCATCGCCCATGCCTATCAGTATGAGGCCGGACACTCGACATGGATCTTCGAGACCGATCCTGAAACGTTCGAGCGGGCCGGACTGAGGGAATTGGACGAGACACAGTCCGCGGCGCGAATGGCCGAGATTTTCGGCTGGTTCCTCGATGGGCACAAGCTCCTCACCAACCGTTCGATGTGGCGCAATTTCCCGATGGTTCGCAGCAAGCGCTGGGTCAAGGACAACATGGTGCTGCTCGGCGACGCCAAGGCGAGCGCGCATTTTTCGATCGGTTCCGGCACCAAGCTCGCGATGGAAGACGCGATCGCGCTGGCCGAGGCGATGCAGAACGCGCCGAGCGTTAAGGCGGCGCTCGATCGCTATGAGCAGGGCCGCCGCGAGGAGGTCGAGAAGACGCAGCACGCCGCCGACGTCTCGCTGGTCTGGTTCGAGCACGTCGATCGCTTCTGGGATTTCGATCCCGTGCAGTTTGCCTTCGGCGTGATGACGCGCTCGAAGGCGATCACCTACGATAATCTTAGACTTCGCGCGCCCGATTTCGTGGCCGAGGTCGAAAGATCGTTTGCCAAGCGTGTTCGCGACGGCGGATTTGACGTCGATACGAATAAGCCGGTAGTGCCGCTGTTTCAGCCGTTCCGGCTGCGCGAGATGGAGATCGCCAATCGCGCCGTGATGTCGCCGATGTGCATGTACTCGGCCAAGGAGGGTGTGCCGACCGACTTCCATCTGGTGCACTACGGATCCCGCGCGATCGGTGGTGCCGGCTTGATCTTCACGGAGATGACCTGCGTCAGCCGCGATGCCCGCATCACGCCCGGCTGTGCGGGATTGTGGAACGACGATCAGGAGGCCGCCTGGCGGCGCATCGTGGATTTCGTCCACGGCAATTCGGCTGCAAAGATCTGCCTTCAACTGGGCCACGCCGGCCGCAAGGGCGCGACCAAGCTGATGTGGGACGGCATCGATCGCCCGCTCGAGGAGGGCGGCTGGGAAGTTTTCTCGGCATCGCCGCTGCCCTATTTCCCGGACAGTCAGGTGCCGCGCGAGCTCGATCGCGTCGGAATGAGCGCTGTGAGGGACTCTTTCGTTGCGGCGGCCGAGCGCGGCGAGCGCTGCGGCTTCGACATGTTGGAGCTGCATTGCGCCCACGGCTATCTGCTCGCGAGCTTCATCTCGCCGCTGACGAACACCCGCACGGACGAGTACGGCGGCTCACTCGAGAATCGTCTGCGATTCCCGCTCGAAATCTTCGAGGCCCTGCGCGCGGTGTGGCCGTCGCACAAGCCGATGTCGGTCCGCATCTCCGCGACCGATTGGGCGGACGGCGGTATCACCGGCGACGATGCGGTGGCGATTGCGCGCGCTTTCGCCGAAGCCGGCGTCGATCTCGTCGACATCTCGACGGGACAAACCGTGCGCGATGCTCAGCCAATCTACGGGCGCATGTTCCAGACGCCGTTCTCGGATCAGGTCCGTAACGAAGCGCGCGTGGCCACGATGTGCGTCGGCAACATCACGACTGCGGACCAGGCCAACACCATTCTGGCTGCCGGCCGGGCGGATCTCGTCGCGCTCGGGCGGCCGCATCTGGTCGATCCGTTCTTCACCATGAGGGCGGCGGCTTGGTACGGGGCAGATACGGCGTTCTGTCCGCCGCAATATCTGCCGGGGAAAGAACAAATTTTCCGCAACAGCGTCCGCGACCGGCAGGATCTCGAGGAGCTGAGAATTAAGGCTAAGCCCAAGACCCGGGCCGAGCTCAAGGCGGAAGCGACAAAGCCGCTTGCGGCGGAGTGA
- a CDS encoding cupin domain-containing protein → MSSEITGITRANEGIQGISWNILGQTYVPKSKTEHSFSWHATLPPGTFVPPHIHPNQDEYLYMLEGKLDFMLGNSESQATAGDLIRLGMGVPHGIFNKSEQTAKVLFWVSPTRKLFDLFWGLHNMKEQKPEDVVAMAAEFNIHFLPPPPGG, encoded by the coding sequence ATGAGCAGCGAAATCACCGGCATCACGCGGGCCAATGAGGGCATCCAGGGCATTTCCTGGAACATCCTCGGCCAGACCTATGTGCCGAAGAGCAAGACCGAGCACAGCTTCTCGTGGCACGCGACATTGCCGCCGGGCACGTTCGTGCCGCCGCACATTCATCCCAACCAGGATGAATATCTCTACATGCTGGAGGGCAAGCTCGACTTCATGCTCGGAAATTCGGAGTCGCAGGCGACCGCCGGGGACCTGATCCGCCTCGGCATGGGCGTGCCGCACGGTATCTTCAACAAATCGGAGCAGACCGCAAAGGTGCTGTTCTGGGTCTCACCAACCCGCAAGCTGTTCGACCTGTTCTGGGGCCTTCACAACATGAAAGAACAGAAGCCGGAGGACGTTGTGGCGATGGCCGCCGAGTTCAACATCCACTTCCTGCCGCCGCCGCCCGGTGGCTAG
- a CDS encoding MarR family transcriptional regulator — MLDSETKAVETPEDHAEELRLWLRLLTCTTLIEGEVRGRLRQRFDVTLPRFDLMAQLDKAPDGMTLSDVSKRMMVSNGNVTGLVERLVESGHLDRRTSETDRRVQVIRLTKLGRAEFRRMAAEHETWIADLFADLTPKDVRELMRLLAKTKASAQKSAAHRRP; from the coding sequence ATGCTCGATTCCGAGACCAAGGCCGTCGAAACTCCGGAGGACCATGCCGAAGAGCTTCGGCTGTGGTTGCGCCTGCTCACCTGCACGACCTTGATCGAAGGCGAGGTCCGCGGCCGCCTGCGGCAGCGCTTCGACGTCACGCTGCCCCGTTTTGATCTGATGGCGCAGCTCGACAAGGCGCCTGACGGCATGACGCTGTCCGATGTCTCCAAGCGCATGATGGTATCGAACGGCAACGTCACCGGCCTTGTCGAACGCCTGGTGGAATCCGGTCATCTCGATCGTCGGACATCAGAGACAGACCGCCGGGTCCAGGTGATCCGCCTCACAAAACTCGGTCGAGCCGAGTTCCGCAGGATGGCTGCGGAGCACGAGACCTGGATCGCCGATCTGTTCGCCGACCTGACGCCGAAGGACGTGCGCGAATTGATGCGGCTCCTGGCCAAGACCAAGGCGTCGGCGCAGAAATCGGCTGCGCACCGCCGGCCGTAA
- a CDS encoding SDR family oxidoreductase, whose amino-acid sequence MSGLPHSPHALVTGGGRGIGRAIAASLVGAGATVTVLGRNAATLEEAIEAGAAHFAAVADVSDEASLKAAIAEAGSRRPIDILIANAGSAESAPFAKSDAALFKRMMDVNFMGVVHAVRAVLPGMKDRPYGRIVAVASTAGLKGYAYVSAYSAAKHAVIGLVRSLAIEMAGSNVTVNAVCPGFTDTDLVAGSIENIMNKTGRSREQAIAELAKHNPQGRLITPQEVADAVLWLCGEGAGAITGQAIAVAGGEV is encoded by the coding sequence ATGTCCGGATTACCGCACTCGCCGCACGCGTTGGTGACAGGTGGAGGTCGCGGCATCGGCCGCGCGATCGCGGCATCTCTGGTTGGCGCGGGGGCCACCGTGACGGTGCTTGGCCGGAATGCGGCGACTCTTGAGGAGGCGATCGAAGCCGGCGCCGCACATTTTGCGGCGGTTGCTGATGTCTCGGACGAAGCGTCGTTGAAAGCCGCCATTGCCGAGGCGGGTTCGCGGCGGCCGATCGATATCCTCATTGCCAACGCGGGCAGCGCTGAATCGGCGCCATTCGCGAAGTCGGACGCAGCTCTTTTCAAGCGCATGATGGATGTCAATTTCATGGGCGTGGTCCACGCCGTCCGTGCTGTGCTGCCGGGCATGAAAGATCGTCCTTATGGCCGCATTGTCGCGGTCGCGTCGACGGCGGGATTGAAGGGCTATGCCTATGTCAGCGCGTACAGCGCGGCCAAGCACGCCGTGATCGGTCTGGTGCGTTCCCTTGCCATCGAGATGGCTGGCAGCAATGTAACCGTGAACGCGGTGTGCCCCGGCTTCACCGACACCGATCTCGTCGCTGGCAGTATCGAGAACATCATGAACAAGACGGGGCGCAGCCGTGAGCAGGCGATCGCAGAGCTCGCCAAGCACAATCCGCAAGGGCGCCTGATCACACCTCAGGAGGTGGCAGACGCGGTTCTGTGGTTGTGCGGCGAGGGCGCCGGCGCCATCACCGGGCAGGCAATTGCCGTGGCCGGGGGCGAGGTCTAG
- a CDS encoding ABC transporter substrate-binding protein: protein MKMQSTLAAAAMLLGTAATPSLAQEKIKLGVIVTLSGPAAALGQQVRDGFALAVKDLGGKMGGRDVEVVVVDDELKPDAAVTKVKGLLERDKVDFVIGPIFSNILQAIHRPVTESKTFLISPNAGPSTFAGKDCNPFFYVTSYQNDQVHEILGKVAQDRGYKRMYLMVPNYQAGKDSVAGFKRDYKGEIVEESYMPLNTLDFQPELSKIASQKPDALFTFMPGGLGVNLVKQYRQAGLADSIPVLSAFTVDESTLPAQQDAAVGMFGGANWAPNLDNPQNKRFVASYEAAYNAVPGTYAFQAYDAAMLIDSAVKAVKGDLSNKDAVRAALKKADFTSLRGAFQFNTNGYPIQDFYLTRVAKRPDGKFQTEIVQKIFEHYGDRYAKDCKAAN from the coding sequence ATGAAGATGCAATCGACCTTGGCCGCAGCGGCGATGCTGCTCGGCACCGCGGCGACCCCTTCCCTCGCCCAGGAGAAGATCAAGCTGGGTGTGATCGTGACCCTGTCGGGACCGGCCGCCGCGCTTGGCCAGCAGGTCCGCGACGGCTTTGCGCTCGCGGTGAAGGACCTCGGCGGCAAGATGGGCGGCCGCGATGTCGAGGTCGTGGTGGTCGACGACGAACTGAAGCCGGATGCAGCAGTGACCAAGGTCAAGGGGCTGCTCGAACGCGACAAGGTCGATTTCGTGATCGGACCGATCTTCTCCAACATTCTCCAGGCGATCCACAGGCCCGTCACGGAATCGAAGACCTTCCTGATCAGCCCCAATGCAGGCCCGTCGACCTTTGCCGGCAAGGACTGCAACCCGTTCTTCTATGTGACGTCGTATCAGAACGACCAGGTGCACGAGATCCTCGGCAAGGTCGCGCAGGATCGCGGCTATAAGCGCATGTACCTGATGGTGCCGAACTATCAAGCCGGCAAGGATTCGGTGGCGGGCTTCAAGCGCGACTACAAGGGCGAGATCGTCGAGGAATCGTACATGCCGCTGAACACGCTGGACTTCCAGCCGGAGCTGTCCAAGATCGCCTCGCAGAAGCCCGATGCCCTCTTCACGTTCATGCCGGGCGGCCTCGGCGTCAATCTCGTCAAGCAATACCGGCAGGCAGGCCTTGCCGACAGCATTCCGGTGCTCTCGGCATTCACCGTGGATGAATCGACCTTGCCGGCGCAGCAGGACGCGGCCGTCGGCATGTTCGGCGGCGCGAACTGGGCGCCCAATCTCGACAATCCCCAGAACAAGAGGTTCGTCGCGTCCTACGAGGCCGCCTATAACGCTGTGCCCGGTACCTACGCCTTCCAGGCCTATGACGCCGCGATGCTGATCGATAGCGCGGTCAAGGCCGTGAAGGGCGATCTGTCGAACAAGGACGCCGTCCGGGCCGCGCTGAAGAAGGCCGACTTCACCTCGCTGCGCGGTGCCTTCCAGTTCAACACCAACGGCTATCCGATCCAGGACTTTTACCTGACCAGGGTTGCCAAGCGTCCGGACGGCAAGTTCCAGACCGAGATCGTCCAGAAGATCTTCGAGCATTACGGCGACCGTTATGCCAAGGACTGCAAGGCGGCGAATTAA
- a CDS encoding acyl-CoA dehydrogenase family protein codes for MTMQVSKTIGTTDKVALDAPIFDPVAFRLSDEQAGIITRAREIGQTVFAGRAAAYDREAIFPTENYRDLHRVGLLGIAVPRKHGGLGANYQTYALAAAEIGRYCGATALTWNMHVCSTLWSGPLADDLDMDAETRSEHEQRRAVHYRRIVEDGAIYSQPFSEGGAAAAGGVAFGTEARPVEGGWIVNGKKIFASLSGHADYYGVLCTEIEEGEKASRRNTLYLAISAKSQGVSVIGDWDPLGMRGTVSRTLLFKDVFVPDDAALMPRGVYFQAAMRWPHMFLTLSPTYMGLAQAAYDFTVRYLRGEVPGMPPVKRRMYPTKQIAVAQMQIKLEQIKAIWFQAVTEACANPSKEQVLRAYAAQYSVMEGANELAALAIRTCGGQAMLRSLPLERIYRDSRCGSLMLPWTAELCLDRIGREALYEAGETDD; via the coding sequence ATGACCATGCAAGTCAGCAAGACCATCGGCACGACTGACAAGGTCGCGCTGGATGCGCCGATCTTCGATCCCGTTGCATTCCGCTTGAGCGACGAGCAGGCCGGCATCATCACGCGTGCAAGGGAGATCGGCCAGACAGTGTTCGCCGGTCGCGCCGCGGCCTACGATCGCGAGGCGATTTTCCCGACCGAGAACTACCGCGACCTGCATCGCGTCGGCCTGCTGGGCATCGCCGTGCCCAGGAAGCATGGCGGGCTTGGTGCGAACTATCAGACCTATGCGCTGGCGGCGGCCGAGATCGGCCGCTATTGCGGCGCAACGGCGCTGACCTGGAACATGCACGTTTGCTCGACCTTGTGGTCGGGCCCGCTCGCCGACGATCTCGACATGGACGCGGAAACCCGTTCCGAGCACGAGCAGCGGCGCGCGGTTCACTACAGGCGCATCGTCGAGGACGGCGCGATCTACTCGCAACCCTTCTCTGAAGGTGGTGCAGCGGCTGCGGGCGGCGTCGCTTTCGGTACGGAAGCGAGGCCGGTCGAAGGCGGCTGGATCGTCAACGGCAAGAAGATATTCGCGTCGCTCTCCGGCCACGCCGACTATTACGGCGTGCTCTGCACCGAGATCGAGGAAGGCGAGAAGGCGTCTCGCCGCAACACGCTTTACCTCGCGATATCGGCCAAATCCCAGGGCGTCTCGGTCATCGGTGACTGGGATCCGCTGGGCATGCGCGGAACGGTTTCGCGGACGCTCCTGTTCAAGGACGTGTTCGTGCCGGATGATGCCGCGCTGATGCCGCGCGGCGTCTACTTCCAGGCCGCGATGCGCTGGCCGCACATGTTCCTCACCCTGTCGCCGACCTATATGGGCCTGGCGCAGGCCGCCTATGATTTCACCGTGCGCTACCTGCGCGGCGAAGTGCCTGGCATGCCGCCGGTCAAGCGGCGGATGTATCCGACCAAACAGATCGCGGTCGCGCAGATGCAGATCAAGCTTGAACAGATCAAGGCGATCTGGTTCCAGGCCGTCACCGAGGCCTGCGCCAATCCGAGCAAGGAGCAGGTGTTGCGGGCCTATGCCGCACAATATTCGGTGATGGAGGGCGCCAATGAACTCGCCGCGCTCGCGATCCGCACCTGCGGCGGTCAGGCCATGCTTCGCTCGCTGCCGCTGGAGCGGATCTATCGCGACAGCCGCTGCGGCTCGCTGATGCTGCCCTGGACCGCTGAACTGTGCCTCGACCGGATCGGACGCGAGGCGCTGTACGAGGCCGGCGAAACGGACGACTGA
- a CDS encoding alpha/beta hydrolase, which produces MITKDGRFAYEAAGDPSATPLIFLHGIGGAAQAWRRQLATFSGRFRAIAWDMPGYGGSPPLTRVSIAALAGALQQFIEQLGATSPVLVGHSIGGMIVQKWLVQSPKLARAVVLAQTSPAFGKADGDWQKSFIAARLGPLDRGETMKSLAPSLVNELVGDDPDPNGMELARECMGSVPETSYRAMMRALIGFDQRSTLGDISVPTLLLSGSRDNNAPAPMMAKTATYIPSSEYVELAGVGHLANLERPDAFDEALGLFLNSLATRA; this is translated from the coding sequence ATGATAACAAAGGATGGACGCTTCGCCTATGAAGCCGCTGGCGATCCGAGCGCGACGCCTCTGATCTTCCTGCATGGCATCGGCGGCGCGGCGCAAGCCTGGCGGCGGCAGCTTGCCACATTCAGCGGCCGCTTCCGCGCAATCGCATGGGACATGCCGGGCTATGGCGGATCGCCACCGCTCACCCGCGTCAGCATCGCCGCCCTGGCGGGGGCGCTCCAGCAATTCATCGAGCAACTCGGCGCAACCAGCCCCGTTCTCGTCGGTCACTCGATCGGCGGCATGATCGTCCAGAAGTGGCTGGTGCAGTCGCCGAAACTGGCGCGCGCGGTGGTGCTGGCGCAGACTAGCCCGGCGTTCGGCAAGGCCGACGGCGACTGGCAGAAATCGTTTATCGCGGCACGGCTCGGACCGCTCGATCGCGGAGAGACGATGAAGTCGCTGGCGCCCTCGCTGGTGAACGAGCTTGTCGGCGACGATCCGGACCCGAACGGAATGGAGCTTGCGCGCGAATGCATGGGGAGCGTGCCTGAGACAAGCTATCGCGCCATGATGCGGGCTCTCATCGGATTCGACCAGCGCAGCACGCTTGGGGATATTTCCGTCCCCACGCTGCTGCTGTCCGGCTCCAGGGACAACAATGCGCCTGCGCCCATGATGGCAAAGACGGCGACGTACATTCCTTCGTCCGAATATGTCGAGCTCGCCGGCGTCGGCCATCTCGCCAACCTTGAACGTCCAGATGCCTTCGACGAGGCCCTCGGCCTGTTCCTGAACTCACTCGCGACAAGAGCGTAA